A single region of the Halorussus gelatinilyticus genome encodes:
- a CDS encoding nascent polypeptide-associated complex protein, producing the protein MFGGGGGGGLDPRKMQQMMKQMGIDVDELDAEEVVITKSDGEQLVFDNPDITVMDARGQETYQVVGEPETRDAGEASAVESGDDDGSAGSSGSEIPDDDVEIVAMRTGASEDEAREALEATDGDLAAAVERLE; encoded by the coding sequence ATGTTTGGAGGAGGAGGCGGCGGCGGACTCGACCCCCGCAAGATGCAACAGATGATGAAGCAGATGGGTATCGACGTGGACGAACTCGACGCCGAGGAAGTCGTCATCACGAAGAGCGACGGCGAGCAGTTGGTCTTCGACAACCCGGACATCACCGTGATGGACGCCCGCGGCCAAGAGACGTATCAGGTCGTCGGCGAACCCGAGACCCGCGACGCGGGCGAGGCCAGCGCGGTCGAATCCGGCGACGACGACGGGAGCGCCGGAAGTTCCGGGAGCGAGATTCCCGACGACGACGTCGAAATCGTCGCCATGCGGACCGGCGCGAGCGAGGACGAGGCGCGCGAGGCGCTCGAAGCGACCGACGGCGACCTCGCGGCCGCGGTCGAGCGCTTAGAGTGA
- a CDS encoding formyltransferase family protein, producing MSETLSVALLVRGTDVPAWQASAIESMLARTDAEVSLVVRSTESTGGEANGLSHYLDRVREYPLWTPIGATVKLGDRPGYRRPRDVATIEGIGDPETLAVEPEPAPDFGNVLPDRAVERVGETDVAIRFGFGILKGDVLDAPERGVLSFHHGDLREYRGMPCGFWEFLNDEDTAGVTLQRLTETLDGGEIVAYEPVDLADARTWSEVRERLFAVSDDVLVAGVRNVASGVEPESPGELGDLYSLPEGDDVLKYVLKEGKGRVRQAVE from the coding sequence ATGTCCGAGACGCTATCAGTCGCACTTCTCGTTCGCGGAACCGACGTTCCGGCGTGGCAGGCCAGCGCAATCGAGTCGATGCTCGCCCGGACCGACGCCGAGGTCTCGCTCGTCGTCCGGTCTACCGAATCGACCGGCGGCGAGGCGAACGGTCTGAGTCACTATCTCGACCGCGTCCGGGAGTATCCGCTCTGGACGCCGATCGGCGCGACGGTCAAACTCGGCGACCGGCCGGGCTACCGGCGGCCGCGCGACGTCGCAACTATCGAGGGAATCGGCGACCCGGAGACGCTGGCGGTCGAACCGGAACCGGCCCCCGACTTCGGCAACGTCCTGCCCGACCGCGCGGTCGAACGCGTCGGCGAGACCGACGTGGCGATTCGCTTCGGGTTCGGCATCCTGAAGGGCGACGTGCTGGACGCGCCCGAACGCGGCGTCCTGAGTTTCCACCACGGCGACCTCCGGGAGTACCGCGGGATGCCCTGTGGTTTCTGGGAGTTCCTCAACGACGAGGATACCGCCGGCGTGACCCTCCAGCGACTCACCGAGACGCTGGACGGCGGGGAAATCGTGGCCTACGAACCCGTGGACCTCGCGGACGCCCGAACGTGGTCGGAGGTCCGCGAGCGCCTGTTCGCGGTCTCGGACGACGTGCTGGTCGCGGGCGTTCGAAACGTCGCGTCGGGCGTCGAACCCGAGTCCCCCGGCGAACTCGGAGACCTCTACTCGCTCCCGGAGGGCGACGACGTGCTGAAGTACGTCCTCAAGGAGGGAAAGGGCCGAGTCCGGCAGGCCGTGGAGTAG
- a CDS encoding DUF5789 family protein, protein MTREVKLSHVESVLDELSYPATRETAATEFEDVTVLFADGERNLGELISEVPADEFDSNDELQSEINNALPREAVGEPYQSEGEG, encoded by the coding sequence GTGACACGAGAAGTCAAACTCAGCCACGTCGAGTCGGTCCTCGACGAACTCTCGTATCCGGCCACGCGGGAGACGGCCGCCACCGAGTTCGAGGACGTGACGGTGCTGTTCGCCGACGGGGAGCGCAACTTGGGGGAACTGATTTCGGAGGTCCCGGCCGACGAGTTCGACTCGAACGACGAACTCCAGTCGGAGATAAACAACGCCCTGCCTCGGGAGGCGGTGGGCGAACCGTACCAGTCGGAGGGCGAGGGATAG
- a CDS encoding tRNA (adenine-N1)-methyltransferase produces MTVLLVHGDREYLREPGEELQTDLGVLDVPEDVEPGQTLETHLGEPFEVRRLRGPDLFNHFERTGAPMMPRDVGLIVGHTGVAAGDRVLDAGTGTGVLSAYLGRMGADVTTYERDPDFAEVARENMELADVGESVEVRTGDLTEELTAAGDESESAADDGDLGEFDVLTLDTEDAPEVVARAPDLLARGGYVAVYSPFVESTREVVEAAREVGLADVETFETIQRRMDFDDRGSRPSTAGVGHTGYLAFARRP; encoded by the coding sequence GTGACGGTCCTGTTGGTCCACGGCGACCGGGAGTACCTTCGGGAACCGGGCGAGGAACTGCAGACCGACCTCGGGGTTTTAGACGTGCCCGAGGACGTTGAACCCGGCCAGACGCTGGAGACCCATCTCGGCGAACCGTTCGAGGTCCGGCGACTCCGCGGTCCCGACCTGTTCAACCACTTCGAGCGCACCGGCGCGCCGATGATGCCCCGCGACGTGGGTCTCATCGTCGGCCACACCGGCGTGGCGGCGGGCGACCGCGTGCTGGACGCCGGGACCGGAACGGGCGTCCTCTCGGCGTACCTCGGTCGGATGGGCGCGGACGTGACCACCTACGAGCGCGACCCCGACTTCGCCGAGGTCGCGCGCGAGAACATGGAACTCGCCGACGTGGGCGAGTCGGTCGAGGTCCGTACCGGCGACCTGACCGAGGAACTGACCGCCGCGGGCGACGAGTCGGAGTCGGCCGCAGACGACGGCGACCTCGGCGAGTTCGACGTGCTGACCCTCGACACCGAGGACGCGCCCGAGGTCGTCGCTCGTGCGCCCGACCTGCTGGCCCGCGGCGGCTACGTCGCTGTGTACTCCCCGTTCGTGGAATCGACCCGCGAGGTCGTGGAGGCGGCCCGCGAGGTCGGTCTCGCCGACGTCGAGACGTTCGAGACCATCCAGCGCCGGATGGACTTCGACGACCGAGGCTCGCGGCCCTCGACCGCGGGCGTCGGGCACACGGGCTATCTGGCCTTCGCGCGACGACCGTAG
- a CDS encoding NAD(P)/FAD-dependent oxidoreductase, which translates to MTEVVVAGGGLAGLVAARHLADAGADVRLYERHHDLGGRVRSLRRDGFVFDRGFQVLFTAYPAVRRELDLDSLDLRYFKPGAVVARPGERSTLADPFRDVDAALETALNREVTLRDKLNVLELRRELADKPDREIFAGSDSSTREYLRERGFSERFVDNFAAPFYGGITLDRSLKTSKKVFEFTFKMLTVGRIAVPARGMAAITERLAESAREAGVEVVTDETVTDLRADDRGPELELGRDSTSADAAVVATDPKEARELTGVESIPTDAKGCVTQYYAFDGPELDAGERLLLNAESDAPNQIAQLSSVAPEYAPEDRNLLSATFLGVPDDPDEDLAAQTARTLDSWYPERRLDLETLHTSRVEFAQFAQPPGVHRRLPDVDAPDGPVYLAGEFTEASSLNAAMTSGRTAAKAVAEDFDLDS; encoded by the coding sequence ATGACCGAAGTCGTCGTCGCTGGCGGGGGACTGGCCGGACTGGTCGCGGCGCGTCACTTGGCGGACGCCGGCGCGGACGTGCGACTCTACGAGCGCCACCACGATTTGGGCGGGCGAGTGCGGAGCCTGCGCCGCGACGGATTCGTCTTCGACCGGGGGTTCCAGGTGCTGTTCACCGCCTACCCTGCGGTCCGGCGGGAGTTGGACCTCGACTCGCTCGACCTGCGCTACTTCAAGCCCGGCGCGGTGGTCGCCCGGCCCGGCGAGCGCTCGACGCTCGCGGACCCGTTTCGGGACGTGGACGCCGCGCTGGAGACCGCGCTCAACCGCGAGGTGACCCTGCGCGACAAACTGAACGTCCTCGAACTCCGCCGGGAACTCGCCGACAAGCCCGACCGCGAGATATTCGCCGGCAGCGACAGTTCGACCCGCGAGTACCTGCGCGAGCGGGGGTTCTCCGAGCGGTTCGTGGACAACTTCGCCGCGCCGTTCTACGGCGGTATCACGCTCGACAGGAGTCTGAAAACGTCGAAGAAGGTCTTCGAGTTCACCTTCAAGATGCTGACGGTCGGTCGCATCGCGGTCCCCGCCCGCGGGATGGCGGCGATTACCGAGCGACTGGCGGAGTCGGCGCGCGAGGCGGGCGTCGAGGTGGTGACCGACGAGACCGTGACCGACCTGCGCGCGGACGACCGCGGCCCGGAACTCGAACTCGGCCGGGACTCGACCAGCGCCGACGCCGCGGTGGTCGCCACCGACCCGAAGGAGGCCCGCGAACTGACCGGTGTCGAGTCGATTCCGACCGACGCGAAGGGTTGCGTCACGCAGTACTACGCCTTCGACGGCCCGGAACTCGACGCGGGCGAGCGACTGCTTCTCAACGCCGAGTCGGACGCGCCGAACCAAATCGCGCAACTCTCCTCTGTCGCGCCCGAGTACGCGCCCGAGGACCGCAACCTCCTGAGCGCGACGTTCCTCGGCGTCCCCGACGACCCGGACGAGGACCTCGCGGCGCAGACAGCCCGGACGCTCGACTCGTGGTACCCCGAGCGACGGCTCGACCTCGAAACGCTCCACACGAGTCGCGTCGAGTTCGCGCAGTTCGCCCAACCGCCGGGGGTCCACCGCCGCCTGCCCGACGTGGACGCCCCTGACGGGCCGGTCTACCTCGCGGGCGAGTTCACCGAGGCGTCGTCGCTGAACGCCGCGATGACGAGCGGTCGGACGGCCGCGAAGGCGGTGGCCGAGGACTTCGACTTGGACTCGTGA
- a CDS encoding transcription factor S, which translates to MEFCDECGSMMKAEDELWVCGSCGHKTPKDPDASYVVTEDQEASEIIETNQGDEESALPTTEAHCPECGNDRARWYMQQIRAADESETRFFICTECEHKWREDDN; encoded by the coding sequence ATGGAGTTCTGTGACGAGTGCGGTTCGATGATGAAGGCGGAAGACGAGCTTTGGGTCTGCGGAAGCTGCGGCCACAAGACGCCGAAGGACCCCGACGCGAGCTACGTCGTGACCGAAGACCAGGAGGCCAGCGAGATTATCGAGACCAACCAAGGCGACGAGGAGAGCGCGCTCCCGACCACCGAAGCCCACTGCCCGGAGTGTGGCAACGACCGCGCTCGCTGGTACATGCAACAGATTCGCGCGGCCGACGAGAGCGAGACGCGCTTCTTCATCTGTACCGAGTGCGAACACAAGTGGCGCGAGGACGACAACTGA